From the Macaca nemestrina isolate mMacNem1 chromosome 7, mMacNem.hap1, whole genome shotgun sequence genome, one window contains:
- the LOC105464718 gene encoding zinc finger and SCAN domain-containing protein 2 isoform X2: MFISLLVSSLCAMSAPELRCRRGLELPLHYFEIQSENGENCNQDMFENESREIFSEMPEGESAQHSDRESDFERDDGVQRAQGHIPGEDHGEVLSQDREVGQLIGLQGTYLGEKPYECPQCGKTFSRKSHLITHERTHTGEKYYKCDECGKSFSDGSNFSRHQTTHTGEKPYKCRDCGKSFSRSANLITHQRIHTGEKPFQCAECGKSFSRSPNLIAHQRTHTGEKPYSCPECGKSFGNRSSLNTHQGIHTGEKPYECKECGESFSYNSNLIRHQRIHTGEKPYKCTDCGQRFSQSSALITHRRTHTGEKPYQCSECGKSFSRSSNLATHRRTHMVEKPYKCGVCGKSFSQSSSLIAHQGMHTGEKPYECLTCGESFSWSSNLLKHQRIHTGEKPYKCSECGKCFSQRSQLVVHQRTHTGEKPYKCLMCGKSFSRGSILVMHQRAHLGDKPYRCPECGKGFSWNSVLIIHQRIHTGEKPYKCPECGKGFSNSSNFITHQRTHMKEKLY, from the coding sequence ATTTTGAGATACAGAGTGAAAATGGGGAGAACTGTAATCAAGACATGTTTGAGAATGAATCACGTGAGATATTCTCTGAAATGCCTGAAGGTGAAAGTGCTCAGCACTCCGATAGGGAAAGTGACTTTGAGAGAGATGATGGCGTCCAGAGGGCCCAGGGACACATCCCAGGCGAGGACCACGGGGAGGTGCTCTCTCAGGACAGGGAAGTTGGCCAGCTCATAGGCCTGCAGGGCACCTACTTGGGGGAGAAGCCCTACGAATGTCCCCAGTGTGGGAAGACCTTCAGCCGGAAATCCCACCTCATCACACACGAGAGGACCCACACAGGAGAGAAATACTACAAATGTGATGAATGTGGAAAAAGCTTTAGTGATGGTTCAAACTTTAGTAGACACCAAACCACtcacactggggagaagccctACAAATGCAGAGACTGTGGGAAGAGCTTTAGCCGGAGTGCCAACCTCATAACCCACCAGAGGATCCACACGGGGGAGAAGCCCTTCCAGTGTGCCGAGTGTGGCAAGAGCTTCAGCAGGAGTCCCAACCTCATCGCACATCAGCGCACCCACACGGGAGAGAAACCCTACTCGTGCCCTGAGTGTGGAAAGAGCTTTGGCAACCGATCCAGCCTTAACACGCATCAGGGGATCCACACTGGAGAAAAGCCCTACGAATGTAAAGAATGCGGCGAAAGCTTTAGTTACAACTCCAACCTAATCAGACACCAGAGAatccacacaggagagaaaccctataaatgtactGACTGTGGGCAGAGGTTCAGCCAGAGCTCAGCCCTCATCACCCACCGGAGAAcccacacaggagagaaaccctaccAGTGCAGTGAGTGTGGGAAAAGCTTCAGCCGCAGCTCCAACCTGGCCACGCACCGGAGAACCCACATGGTGGAGAAGCCCTATAAGTGTGGGGTGTGCGGGAAGAGCTTCAGCCAGAGCTCCAGTCTGATCGCACACCAGGGTATGCACACAGGGGAGAAACCCTACGAGTGCCTGACATGTGGGGAGAGCTTCAGCTGGAGCTCCAACCTCCTCAAGCACCAGAGGATCCACACAGGAGAGAAGCCCTACAAATGCAGCGAGTGTGGGAAATGCTTCAGCCAGCGCTCCCAGCTGGTAGTGCACCAACGGACCCACACAGGCGAGAAGCCCTACAAATGCCTCATGTGCGGCAAGAGCTTCAGCCGGGGCTCCATTCTGGTCATGCACCAGAGAGCCCATTTGGGAGACAAGCCCTACAGGTGCCCTGAGTGTGGGAAAGGCTTTAGTTGGAACTCGGTCCTCATTATACATCAGCGAATccacactggggagaagccctACAAATGCCCCGAGTGTGGCAAAGGCTTCAGCAACAGCTCTAACTTTATCacacatcagagaactcacatgAAAGAGAAACTTTATTGA